One window of the Camelina sativa cultivar DH55 chromosome 1, Cs, whole genome shotgun sequence genome contains the following:
- the LOC104777973 gene encoding uncharacterized protein LOC104777973 — protein MRKKKKQKLGHSLSLTQIIKKSRNNPTLLSLGPKLLVFVLIFSIWAHQWGKKVSNFTKKTEWCVLNLMIGCFKDATYVLMRVLLCKIQCPSFICFCKPSPHIYASGSLKLENAPSSQVSSSTTAVVDHDDDDDDDDDDAHVEEEEEVVDHVDDGLLTEVRGEDCALVEVKKEEEEEEGHGNGEILKSSLRKEVLDSADGGVRREKKKVQWVDLMGKELAEIREFESSEEEDTRYDGDQSCVCVIL, from the exons atgagaaagaagaaaaagcaaaaacttGGTCATTCTTTGTCTCTCACACAAATCATAAAA aAATCCAGAAATAATCCAACTCTTTTGTCGCTCGGCCCGaagcttttggtttttgttttgattttctcaaTCTGGGCACATCAATGGGGGAAGAAAGTTTCTAACTTTACAAAGAAGACAGAGTGGTgtgttttgaatttgatgattgGGTGTTTTAAAGACGCAACATATGTTTTGATGAGGGTTTTGCTTTGTAAGATCCAGTGCCCttctttcatttgtttctgTAAGCCTTCTCCTCATATCTACGCATCTGGTTCTCTTAAATTGGAGAACGCTCCTTCTTCTCAAGtgtcttcttctactactgcgGTTGTCGAtcacgatgatgatgatgatgatgatgatgatgatgcacatgtagaagaagaagaagaggttgttGATCATGTGGATGATGGTTTGTTGACTGAGGTTAGAGGAGAAGATTGTGCTCTTGTTGaggttaaaaaagaagaagaggaagaagaaggtcatGGTAATGGGGAAATCTTGAAGAGCAGTCTCAGAAAGGAGGTTTTAGATTCAGCTGATGGTGGTGtgagaagggagaagaagaaagtacaGTGGGTGGATTTGATGGGGAAAGAACTCGCTGAGATCCGAGAATTCGAGTCTAG tgaagaagaagatacaagaTATGATGGCGATCAAAGCTGTGTTTGTGTTATTCTGTGA